A genomic segment from Planctomycetota bacterium encodes:
- the msrB gene encoding peptide-methionine (R)-S-oxide reductase MsrB: MTGPIEQPKVVKTDAEWREQLGSEETFRVARGKGTERPFCGTLLDNKLDGVYCCVSCQLPLYDSKAKFNSGTGWPSFFQPVGDNVEVEEDRSHGMIRTEILCRRCDCHLGHVFPDGPPPTGLRHCVNSESLVFVARDDLKSLAA, from the coding sequence ATCACCGGCCCGATCGAGCAGCCGAAAGTCGTCAAGACCGACGCCGAGTGGCGCGAGCAGCTCGGCAGCGAGGAGACGTTTCGCGTCGCCCGCGGCAAGGGCACCGAACGCCCCTTCTGCGGCACGCTCCTCGACAACAAACTCGACGGCGTTTATTGCTGCGTTTCGTGCCAGCTGCCGCTCTACGACAGCAAGGCCAAGTTCAACAGCGGCACCGGATGGCCGAGCTTCTTCCAGCCCGTGGGCGACAACGTCGAGGTCGAGGAAGACCGCAGTCACGGAATGATCCGCACCGAAATCCTCTGCCGACGCTGCGACTGTCACCTCGGCCACGTCTTTCCTGACGGCCCGCCGCCGACGGGGCTTCGTCACTGCGTCAACAGCGAGTCGCTAGTCTTTGTCGCTCGTGACGACCTCAAGTCGCTCGCCGCGTGA